A single Fusobacterium hominis DNA region contains:
- a CDS encoding SpoIID/LytB domain-containing protein, with protein sequence MKILGKISMGIMVAFLLGACSSLDTGGFDHKKEVEQSKVVNGGYTLDYSFFKRNGLPIPDNYGSRGAAYLTARNDTLRKHGYDFFEVYNEDRALKFYKDLEVEGYGDNSPYWRWKIQLSKDDFFKGIKNNLPKVYKGRPRDVMTLSDGKWKSLNITPSSIGEIRNVEIAARGKSGIATYVLITTNKNKYLVAKELNIRKLLAFNKVSTESDGDIHLYGAKGGNNKYIQNPIRKNLTLLPSGYFALEYSMGKVTIYGGGNGHGVGMSQFAAYDLAVNHGYRYDKILARNYPNSKLHNMYSLKGVGKTINVGITTSGGWLDHNNVILVSNGKMKIKGAGFSIDVPVRQKVVIVNKGNQLWVSVNGKHRVKTVNPLDITAHGYYITLEGLRRMHTMSPQYRGDMVIKPSNTNSTRIRVINRVKIEDYLKQVVPSEMPQSFGLEALKAQAVAARTYALSDYLKDRYRKDGFHVKDTTESQVYNNQRENEDASKAVELTVGKVLLHNGKPIDAKYFSTSSGFTEASNYVW encoded by the coding sequence ATGAAAATACTTGGAAAAATATCAATGGGAATAATGGTAGCCTTTTTATTAGGTGCTTGTAGTTCTCTTGATACAGGAGGATTTGATCACAAAAAAGAGGTAGAACAAAGCAAGGTTGTAAATGGGGGTTACACTCTTGACTATTCATTTTTTAAAAGAAATGGACTTCCAATTCCAGACAATTATGGAAGTAGGGGAGCAGCTTATTTAACTGCTAGAAATGATACATTAAGAAAACATGGTTATGATTTTTTTGAAGTGTATAATGAAGATAGGGCTTTAAAATTTTATAAAGATTTAGAAGTAGAAGGCTATGGAGATAACTCACCTTATTGGAGATGGAAAATTCAATTATCAAAAGATGATTTTTTTAAGGGAATAAAAAATAATTTACCTAAAGTATATAAAGGACGTCCAAGAGATGTGATGACTTTATCTGATGGGAAATGGAAGTCTTTAAATATTACTCCAAGTTCAATTGGTGAAATAAGAAATGTTGAAATTGCTGCAAGAGGAAAATCTGGAATTGCTACATATGTATTAATTACAACTAATAAAAATAAATATCTTGTAGCTAAAGAGTTAAATATTAGAAAATTACTTGCTTTTAATAAAGTGAGCACAGAAAGTGATGGAGATATACATCTTTACGGTGCTAAAGGTGGAAATAATAAGTATATTCAAAATCCTATTAGAAAAAATTTAACTTTGTTACCATCTGGTTATTTTGCTTTAGAATATTCAATGGGTAAAGTTACTATTTATGGTGGAGGAAATGGTCATGGAGTAGGAATGTCTCAATTTGCTGCTTATGACCTTGCTGTAAATCACGGATATAGATATGATAAAATTTTAGCAAGAAATTATCCTAATAGTAAATTGCATAATATGTATTCTTTAAAAGGGGTGGGAAAAACTATAAATGTAGGAATAACTACTTCTGGAGGTTGGTTAGATCATAATAATGTAATTTTGGTAAGTAATGGAAAAATGAAAATAAAAGGAGCTGGTTTTTCTATAGATGTTCCAGTTAGGCAAAAGGTTGTTATTGTAAATAAAGGAAATCAACTTTGGGTTAGTGTCAATGGAAAACATCGTGTAAAAACAGTAAATCCTTTAGATATAACAGCTCACGGATATTATATAACATTAGAAGGACTAAGAAGAATGCATACCATGTCGCCACAATATAGAGGAGATATGGTTATAAAACCATCAAATACTAATTCTACAAGAATTAGAGTTATAAATAGAGTTAAAATAGAGGATTATTTAAAACAAGTTGTACCAAGTGAAATGCCACAGTCTTTTGGATTAGAGGCTTTAAAAGCTCAAGCAGTAGCAGCAAGAACATATGCACTTAGTGACTATTTAAAAGATAGATATAGAAAAGATGGATTTCATGTAAAGGATACTACTGAAAGTCAAGTTTATAATAATCAGAGAGAAAATGAAGATGCAAGTAAAGCTGTAGAACTAACAGTTGGAAAAGTTCTTCTGCACAATGGTAAACCAATAGATGCGAAGTATTTTTCTACTTCATCAGGATTTACAGAAGCATCTAATTATGTTTGGTAA
- the kdsB gene encoding 3-deoxy-manno-octulosonate cytidylyltransferase, protein MKFLGVIPSRYASTRLEGKPLKDICGHTMIEWVYKRTKLSNLDDVVVATDDERIFKEVEKFGGKAILTRKDHENGTSRIAEVCQHFDNYDVIVNVQGDEPLIEPEMINSIINSFKEDSTISMSTLKYKIDTMEEIENPNYVKVVTDKKGYALYFSRSVIPYPRNLEIKNYYKHVGIYGYKRDFVIEYAKMESTPLEKSESLEQLRALENGYRIKVMETPYKIIGVDTAEELEKVKKYIIENNVKLD, encoded by the coding sequence ATGAAATTTTTAGGAGTCATACCATCTAGATATGCATCAACAAGACTTGAAGGAAAACCTTTAAAAGATATATGTGGACATACAATGATAGAGTGGGTATACAAAAGAACTAAACTTTCAAATTTAGATGATGTAGTAGTAGCTACTGATGATGAAAGAATTTTTAAAGAAGTAGAAAAATTTGGTGGAAAAGCTATTTTAACAAGAAAAGATCATGAAAACGGAACAAGTAGAATAGCAGAGGTTTGCCAACATTTTGATAATTATGATGTAATTGTCAATGTACAAGGAGATGAGCCATTGATAGAGCCAGAAATGATTAATTCTATTATTAATTCATTTAAAGAAGATAGCACAATTTCAATGAGTACATTAAAATATAAGATTGATACTATGGAAGAGATAGAAAATCCAAATTATGTTAAAGTTGTTACTGATAAAAAAGGGTATGCTCTTTATTTTTCTAGAAGTGTTATACCTTATCCTAGAAATTTAGAAATAAAAAACTATTATAAACATGTAGGAATATATGGATATAAAAGAGATTTTGTCATAGAGTATGCAAAGATGGAGTCAACACCATTAGAAAAATCAGAATCTTTAGAGCAATTAAGAGCTCTTGAAAATGGATATAGGATAAAAGTTATGGAAACTCCATATAAGATTATTGGTGTAGATACAGCAGAAGAATTAGAAAAGGTAAAAAAATATATAATTGAGAATAATGTCAAATTAGATTAA
- a CDS encoding M48 family metallopeptidase, producing MKAKRLIFALAATLLIAACSKAPISGRKQVLLVSEGEMIQQSYAQYRQVMAQSKVLNNKDAQMVKKVGNNIANAVQRYFSTHPGQLNSNIQYQWEFNLIQDNTPNAWCMPGGKVAVYTGILPYTQNEQGLAVVMSHEIAHAIAQHSREQASYSVIQNLGGSIFSSLGLYPDVYNGATNLVMLKYSREHETEADQLGLIFMKLAGYDPNYAITFWNIMRQTSGTGQPEFLSTHPNDATRIENIKKYLQSDKFKNITN from the coding sequence TTGAAAGCAAAAAGATTGATCTTCGCACTAGCAGCAACATTACTTATAGCTGCATGTAGTAAAGCACCAATTTCAGGTAGAAAACAAGTTTTATTAGTATCTGAAGGTGAAATGATACAACAAAGCTATGCTCAATATCGTCAAGTTATGGCACAAAGTAAAGTTTTAAATAATAAAGATGCTCAAATGGTAAAAAAAGTTGGAAATAATATAGCAAATGCTGTTCAAAGATATTTTTCTACACATCCAGGACAATTAAATTCTAATATTCAATATCAATGGGAATTTAATCTTATACAAGACAATACTCCAAATGCTTGGTGTATGCCTGGGGGAAAAGTTGCTGTGTATACTGGTATTTTACCATATACACAAAATGAACAAGGACTTGCAGTTGTAATGTCTCATGAAATCGCTCATGCAATAGCACAACATAGTCGTGAACAAGCTAGTTACTCTGTTATTCAAAATCTTGGTGGAAGTATATTTTCTTCTCTAGGTCTTTATCCTGATGTGTATAACGGTGCTACAAATCTAGTTATGCTAAAATATAGTAGAGAACATGAAACAGAAGCAGACCAACTTGGACTAATATTTATGAAACTAGCCGGATATGACCCTAACTATGCTATCACATTTTGGAACATAATGAGACAAACTAGTGGAACTGGACAACCAGAATTTTTAAGTACACATCCAAATGACGCAACAAGAATAGAAAATATAAAGAAATATTTACAAAGTGATAAATTTAAAAATATTACAAACTAA
- a CDS encoding histidine phosphatase family protein: MKIYFIRHGETVWNTLKLFQGASNSPLTEKGKSQARKLGQKLSNTHFDKFYSSPMGRTIETSNLVLNGRDIEIHYLDEFKEISMGEMEGVKREIFEEKFPKQFNNLFFNPEEYSPAAYGGEDYYQLLERVQRGINKIINENSPNATIAVVSHGVTLKAIFKIIKNLSLKEVGEFPVPKNTSLSIVDYTNGKFTVELFSDTSHLGGSE; encoded by the coding sequence ATGAAAATATATTTTATAAGACATGGTGAAACAGTTTGGAATACTCTTAAATTATTTCAAGGTGCATCTAATTCACCACTTACTGAAAAAGGAAAATCTCAAGCTAGAAAATTAGGACAAAAACTTAGTAATACGCATTTTGATAAATTTTACTCATCACCAATGGGAAGAACTATTGAAACATCTAATCTTGTTTTAAATGGACGAGATATAGAAATTCATTATTTAGATGAATTTAAAGAAATATCTATGGGAGAAATGGAAGGTGTTAAAAGAGAGATATTTGAAGAAAAATTTCCAAAACAATTTAATAACTTATTTTTTAATCCTGAAGAATATTCTCCAGCTGCATATGGTGGTGAAGATTATTACCAACTTTTAGAAAGAGTTCAAAGAGGAATTAATAAAATAATAAATGAAAATTCTCCTAATGCTACTATAGCTGTAGTTTCACATGGTGTCACTTTAAAAGCTATTTTTAAAATTATAAAAAATCTTTCTCTTAAAGAAGTTGGTGAATTTCCAGTTCCTAAAAACACAAGTCTTTCTATAGTTGATTATACAAATGGGAAATTTACTGTTGAACTTTTTTCTGACACATCTCATTTAGGTGGAAGTGAGTAA
- a CDS encoding EI24 domain-containing protein, with protein MSVLSIIRAFLDSFRIIREAGLRKFYFLPGLIGIGLFLIFVGIGNMLSGSLAQFLENFFHIQKYHSIVFILIRVLVWVCSILFYYLIYKSLLLMILSPILSYISERVEYHLTGKKYNFTMKDNIAFIGRSIDIGFRSFIKQMIGSCLIMLLGFIFPINLSIPLLIFILQGYFTGFSFMDYTLERYKLSTSASLMFLKKQRVCSAVSGIIFTLLFFIPFFGIFIAPLVTCVAVTKITVELLNDKPMVKDE; from the coding sequence ATGAGTGTTTTATCTATTATCAGAGCATTTTTAGATTCTTTTAGAATTATAAGAGAAGCTGGACTTAGAAAATTTTATTTCTTACCTGGACTCATAGGAATTGGATTATTTTTAATATTTGTTGGAATAGGAAATATGTTATCTGGAAGTTTAGCTCAATTTCTTGAAAATTTCTTTCATATTCAAAAATATCATTCTATAGTTTTTATTCTAATTAGAGTGTTAGTTTGGGTATGCTCAATACTATTTTACTACTTGATATATAAATCTTTACTGCTTATGATTTTATCACCTATTTTAAGTTATATATCAGAAAGAGTTGAATATCATTTAACAGGTAAAAAATATAATTTTACTATGAAAGATAATATCGCCTTTATCGGTAGAAGTATTGATATTGGATTTAGGAGTTTTATTAAACAAATGATAGGCAGTTGCCTCATTATGTTACTAGGATTTATATTTCCTATAAATCTTTCTATTCCACTTTTAATTTTTATACTTCAAGGATATTTTACTGGATTTTCATTTATGGATTATACCCTTGAAAGATATAAACTTTCTACATCTGCAAGTTTAATGTTTTTAAAAAAACAAAGAGTGTGTTCTGCAGTATCTGGTATTATTTTTACATTACTTTTTTTCATTCCATTTTTTGGAATATTTATAGCTCCACTTGTAACTTGTGTTGCTGTAACTAAAATTACTGTAGAATTATTAAATGATAAACCAATGGTTAAAGACGAATAA
- the asrC gene encoding sulfite reductase subunit C: MNHDINIGALKKNCFRQSKVPGEFMLQMRVPGGLIDAKYLKVIEEIAQKWGNGTFHLGLRQTLNAPGIKYENIEAVNAYIQEYIKEIEIEMCNTNMESNSAGYPNIGPRNIMACIGNSHCIKANINTWELARKLEKEIFPSPYHIKLSISGCPNDCGKGHFNDFGIIGVTKPIYLKDRCIGCGRCAKVCKKAATRVLKLVNHRIEKDTCCCVGCGECVEACPASAWVRPEKKLYRVMVGGRTGKQYPRMGKMFLNWVTEDVIVAVIKNWQTFCANVLDNKPFYIHGGHLIDRAGYQKFKEIMLDGVKLNPEAMVAQRILWAETEYRSNINVKPLCDHPSPGGPYTPKSKVD, encoded by the coding sequence ATGAATCACGATATTAATATTGGTGCGTTGAAGAAAAACTGTTTCCGTCAATCAAAAGTTCCAGGGGAATTCATGCTACAAATGCGTGTTCCAGGTGGTTTGATAGATGCAAAATATCTAAAAGTAATTGAAGAAATAGCACAAAAATGGGGAAATGGAACTTTCCACCTTGGTCTTAGACAAACATTAAATGCTCCTGGTATAAAATATGAAAATATAGAAGCAGTTAACGCATATATTCAAGAATATATAAAAGAAATAGAAATAGAAATGTGTAATACTAATATGGAATCAAATAGTGCTGGATATCCTAATATAGGACCTAGAAATATAATGGCATGTATTGGGAATTCACATTGTATAAAAGCTAATATTAATACATGGGAACTTGCTAGAAAGCTAGAAAAAGAAATTTTTCCAAGTCCTTATCATATAAAATTATCAATTTCTGGTTGTCCAAATGATTGTGGAAAAGGACATTTTAATGACTTTGGAATTATAGGTGTTACGAAACCTATTTATTTGAAAGATAGATGTATTGGTTGTGGAAGATGTGCTAAAGTTTGTAAAAAAGCTGCAACTAGAGTTTTAAAATTAGTAAATCATAGAATAGAAAAAGATACATGTTGTTGTGTAGGTTGTGGAGAATGTGTAGAAGCTTGTCCAGCATCTGCATGGGTAAGACCAGAAAAAAAATTGTATAGAGTAATGGTTGGAGGTAGAACAGGAAAACAATATCCTAGAATGGGAAAAATGTTTTTAAACTGGGTTACTGAAGATGTAATAGTAGCTGTTATTAAAAATTGGCAAACTTTCTGTGCAAACGTTTTAGATAATAAACCATTCTATATTCATGGAGGACACCTAATAGATAGAGCTGGATACCAAAAGTTTAAGGAAATAATGTTAGATGGAGTAAAATTAAATCCAGAAGCTATGGTAGCTCAAAGAATTTTATGGGCTGAAACAGAATATAGATCAAATATAAATGTAAAACCTTTGTGTGATCATCCAAGTCCTGGAGGACCATACACTCCCAAATCAAAAGTGGACTAA
- the asrB gene encoding anaerobic sulfite reductase subunit AsrB — MENIFMPKPHKIISVKKMTDIEYLFRVECPEAKDIKFGQFMQLSLPKVGECPISVTDFSAEEQWAEFLIRKVGVVTDEILELKAGDIIPMRGPYGKGFDQIDITGKRVVIVTGGSGIAPVRSLIHYIDRNPDKVKSLELLFGFKDEEAILFKDEIIEWRKRNPMILTVDKGCGIDGECVGLVTEYVPHLKLVSEGFDDVEVIIVGPPNMMKYTALSFEEIGVPKERIWLSFERKMSCAVGKCGHCRIDEVYVCLDGPVFNYTQAKYMVD; from the coding sequence ATGGAAAATATATTTATGCCAAAACCTCATAAGATAATAAGTGTAAAAAAAATGACAGATATTGAATATCTATTTAGGGTAGAATGTCCAGAAGCAAAAGATATAAAGTTTGGTCAATTTATGCAACTATCACTTCCAAAAGTTGGAGAATGTCCAATCTCAGTAACTGATTTTTCGGCAGAAGAGCAATGGGCTGAATTTTTAATAAGAAAAGTTGGAGTAGTAACTGATGAGATATTAGAACTTAAAGCAGGAGATATTATTCCAATGAGAGGACCTTATGGTAAAGGGTTTGATCAAATAGATATAACAGGAAAGAGAGTTGTTATTGTAACTGGTGGATCTGGAATAGCACCCGTTAGATCTTTAATTCATTATATAGATAGAAATCCTGACAAGGTAAAGTCATTAGAACTATTATTTGGATTTAAAGATGAAGAAGCTATTTTATTTAAAGATGAGATAATAGAGTGGAGAAAAAGAAACCCTATGATTTTAACAGTTGATAAAGGTTGTGGAATAGATGGTGAGTGTGTAGGTCTTGTTACTGAATATGTTCCACATTTAAAACTTGTATCAGAAGGTTTTGATGATGTAGAAGTTATAATAGTAGGACCACCAAATATGATGAAATATACAGCTTTATCTTTTGAGGAAATAGGTGTTCCTAAAGAAAGAATTTGGCTTTCTTTTGAAAGAAAAATGTCTTGTGCAGTAGGAAAATGTGGACATTGTAGAATAGATGAAGTCTATGTATGTCTAGATGGACCTGTTTTTAATTATACTCAAGCTAAATATATGGTTGATTAG
- the asrA gene encoding anaerobic sulfite reductase subunit AsrA produces MGYQIKMNEFDKIVQELSKDYRVYAPKCFPKQGRYSDTDVIRYDKIQSANDIVFDKKSTYAAKEVYHPLTETVLYFTDGDYKEKKVVDDRPIIIFGRSCDINAIKRFDDIYLKNGYEDYYFKRVREKVKFVLMECPSKGWDTCFCVSMGSNETDNYVFGIKVEGEDVSIEIKEQNFDKYFVGQQPLDYKVAFVKENDRVVKIPDIPNREIKNKIKTLDMWKEFDTRCLMCGSCTVACSTCTCFTTYDVNYTPDTDAGERRRINASCHVDGFTDLAGGFSFRKKGGERMRFKVMHKVHDHKARFKEYEMCVGCGRCDDRCPVFISFSTTVNRLAQEVEKLKKGEE; encoded by the coding sequence ATGGGTTATCAAATTAAAATGAATGAATTTGACAAGATTGTACAAGAGTTAAGCAAGGATTACAGAGTATATGCACCTAAATGTTTTCCTAAACAAGGAAGATATTCAGATACTGATGTAATTAGATATGATAAAATACAATCTGCAAATGACATTGTTTTTGACAAAAAATCTACATATGCTGCTAAAGAGGTATATCACCCACTTACGGAAACTGTATTGTATTTTACAGATGGTGATTATAAAGAGAAAAAAGTAGTTGACGATAGACCAATAATTATTTTTGGAAGATCTTGTGATATCAATGCAATTAAAAGATTTGATGATATTTATTTGAAAAATGGATACGAAGATTATTACTTTAAAAGAGTTAGAGAAAAAGTAAAATTTGTATTAATGGAATGTCCTTCAAAAGGTTGGGATACTTGTTTTTGTGTATCTATGGGAAGTAACGAAACAGATAATTATGTATTTGGAATAAAAGTCGAAGGAGAAGATGTATCTATAGAAATAAAAGAGCAAAATTTTGATAAATACTTTGTAGGACAACAACCTTTAGATTATAAAGTAGCTTTTGTCAAAGAAAATGATAGAGTAGTTAAAATTCCAGATATTCCAAATAGAGAGATTAAAAATAAAATAAAAACTCTAGATATGTGGAAAGAATTTGACACACGTTGTTTAATGTGTGGTAGTTGTACTGTAGCATGTTCAACTTGTACTTGTTTTACTACTTATGATGTAAACTACACTCCTGATACTGACGCAGGAGAGAGAAGAAGAATAAATGCTTCTTGTCATGTAGATGGATTTACTGATTTAGCTGGAGGTTTTTCTTTTAGAAAAAAAGGTGGAGAAAGAATGAGATTTAAGGTTATGCATAAAGTTCATGATCATAAAGCTCGTTTTAAAGAGTATGAAATGTGTGTAGGGTGTGGAAGATGTGATGATAGATGTCCAGTATTTATATCTTTTTCAACAACTGTAAATAGATTAGCTCAAGAAGTTGAAAAATTAAAGAAAGGGGAGGAATAG
- a CDS encoding 2-hydroxyacid dehydrogenase, with the protein MKLICFGVRKVERAYFEKLNKFGYDLTLVEELLNDSNIEMIKGHEAVMLRANCPANRVNLEKMKSYGVKYLLTRTVGYNHIDLEAAYEMGFKMARVPRYSPNAIAELAVTFAMNLVRKGAYMVDRTRNKNFVVDEYMFSPEIRNLTVGVIGTGKIGYTSAKLFKGLGAKVIAYDLYPSEQAKEFVEYVTLEELNKQADIITLHCPYCKGENDKMINDNFISNLKDGAIIINTARGELQDVDAIIRGIENGKIGGFGTDVFSNEKEFFFKDMTGKEIDKTVEKLISLYPRALVTPHIGSYTDEALTNMIEISYENLDEFLRTGDCANKL; encoded by the coding sequence ATGAAACTAATATGTTTTGGTGTTAGAAAAGTTGAGAGAGCTTATTTTGAAAAATTAAATAAATTTGGATATGATTTAACTTTAGTAGAGGAATTATTAAATGATTCAAATATCGAAATGATAAAAGGACACGAAGCTGTAATGCTAAGAGCAAATTGTCCTGCAAATAGAGTAAATCTTGAGAAAATGAAATCATATGGAGTTAAATATTTATTGACAAGAACAGTAGGATATAACCATATTGATTTAGAAGCTGCTTATGAAATGGGATTTAAAATGGCAAGAGTACCAAGATATTCACCAAATGCAATAGCAGAGTTAGCTGTGACATTTGCTATGAACCTTGTTAGAAAAGGTGCCTATATGGTAGATAGAACTCGTAATAAGAATTTTGTAGTTGATGAGTATATGTTTAGTCCAGAAATTAGAAATCTAACAGTAGGTGTAATAGGAACAGGAAAAATAGGATATACATCTGCAAAATTATTTAAAGGACTAGGAGCAAAAGTAATTGCATACGATCTTTATCCAAGTGAACAAGCTAAAGAATTTGTTGAATATGTAACATTAGAAGAACTAAATAAACAAGCTGATATCATAACTTTACATTGCCCATACTGTAAAGGTGAAAATGATAAAATGATTAATGATAACTTTATTTCTAATTTAAAAGATGGAGCTATTATTATCAATACAGCTAGAGGAGAACTTCAAGATGTTGATGCTATCATAAGAGGAATAGAAAATGGAAAAATTGGTGGATTTGGAACAGATGTATTTTCAAATGAAAAAGAATTTTTCTTTAAAGATATGACAGGAAAAGAAATAGATAAAACAGTTGAAAAATTAATCTCTTTATATCCAAGAGCATTAGTAACACCACATATTGGATCATACACTGATGAAGCTTTAACAAATATGATTGAAATTTCTTACGAAAATTTAGATGAATTTTTAAGAACTGGAGATTGTGCAAATAAATTATAA
- a CDS encoding AEC family transporter, with product MNFNEILLGILRNNNIIGAISSAVLIILFGFYLRKKNVFKDNTAKILTDVILSASLPALAFKSFMQDINKNSMMEGINLLIWGFIIYILLIFLTKVIYMKYNGDKKAVLEVLTTFGSTTFFGIPIIAAVYGNVGVMYASIFNIAYRVFLYSYAYIKMSGIKADKNNVKQMFLNSIVLATFIGMFIWLFQGSLPQVTIGDTSYAFLRIDKTAFWLFKPMTYLAALASPLAWLAIGAKLADISLGEALSSRDSWIYSFIKVVIVPLINIVALYILTVTKILPVSFVGLASVIIMMATPTATVAAAYAIKFDKESVLTSNCSLLSTIFSVICMPLWIVVLEVIKSMNIFM from the coding sequence ATGAACTTTAATGAAATTTTATTAGGTATTCTGAGAAATAACAATATCATTGGTGCTATTTCGTCAGCAGTTTTAATAATTTTATTTGGTTTTTATCTTAGAAAGAAAAATGTTTTTAAAGATAACACAGCAAAAATTTTAACAGATGTAATCTTATCAGCATCACTTCCAGCACTAGCTTTCAAATCATTTATGCAAGATATAAATAAAAATAGTATGATGGAAGGGATAAATCTATTAATTTGGGGATTTATCATTTATATTCTACTAATTTTTCTTACAAAAGTTATATATATGAAGTATAATGGAGACAAGAAAGCAGTTTTAGAAGTACTTACTACATTTGGTTCAACTACATTTTTTGGTATTCCAATAATTGCAGCTGTATATGGAAATGTAGGAGTAATGTATGCATCAATATTTAATATAGCTTATAGAGTATTTTTGTATTCTTACGCTTATATTAAAATGTCAGGAATAAAAGCTGATAAAAACAATGTAAAACAGATGTTTTTAAACTCAATTGTTTTAGCTACATTTATTGGTATGTTTATTTGGTTATTTCAAGGATCATTACCTCAAGTAACAATAGGTGATACAAGTTATGCATTTTTAAGAATAGACAAAACAGCATTTTGGCTATTTAAACCGATGACATATCTAGCAGCATTAGCTTCACCACTTGCTTGGCTTGCTATAGGAGCTAAACTTGCAGATATCTCTTTAGGAGAAGCACTTTCATCAAGAGATTCGTGGATCTATAGCTTCATTAAAGTTGTAATAGTTCCATTAATTAATATAGTAGCTCTATACATTTTAACAGTTACAAAAATACTTCCAGTATCATTTGTAGGACTTGCATCAGTTATCATTATGATGGCAACACCTACAGCAACTGTTGCAGCAGCTTATGCTATCAAATTTGATAAAGAATCAGTACTTACTTCAAACTGTTCATTACTTTCAACAATATTTAGTGTAATTTGTATGCCACTTTGGATTGTTGTTTTAGAAGTAATAAAATCAATGAATATATTTATGTAG